The window agactagagagatttgggatactccagcctccatcattcagtgagGCTGAGTCTGAGGATGCCCAGGACGTTTTGGACAGGTGCCAACGGATTCTTCACacgacaggtattctggagactagtagggtctcatcactactttttagtttactggggctgccttcaaATGGCGAGAGGCTTATGAGATACGCATGCTGGTCGGTGCAACACCACTTACATGGAatgagttctctgttctcttcttggagaagttcgtgtcgcagtctcgcagggaggagctgcgcagacagtttgagtagctatgttaggatggcatgtctgtgacgcagtacgagatgaggtttatagagttggctcatcacacagtttggttggttctcattgatagggagaggattaagaggtttaTTGATGACCTCACATATCAACTACAGTTGCTTATGACTCGGGAAAgtgtatctggtgctacttttgacaaggtggttgacattgctcagcagatagagatggtccatagtcatgagcgtgaggagagggaggccaagaggcctcaaggtTCGGGTGGTcccagtggtgttccttctgggggacagTCTTACTACAACaagggtcatccttataggcccgctcagatggctcgtccagctCATGGTGGTACATCATCTAGTCATGGTTCATACACTGCCCGtacgggtcagtcatctctcaatgctcttccagctcagagttcatcccgtgcacCATCAGTTTAAGGTTCAtttgtaccaggttcttctgatagttattctggttctcattGTCCGCCTCAGTATTTGCCACCATTCTCCGAGAGGggatgttttgagtgtggagagttgggtcatgtgaatAGGTTCTGTCCCCGCCTTACGAGAGGTCCAGTTCATCAGAGGAGTTAGGTCACGACtttagcaccagttacttcaccagcCGCCCAACCAGCTTGGGGTGGGGatcaggcagctaggggttgccctatagggggaggccgatcaggtggcgacCAGGACcgattctatgctcttcctgccagaccagatgtcgttgcttcagacACGGTGATCACATGTAtcgtctcagtatgccacagagaTACTTCTGCATTATTTGACCTTAGtttcacttattcgtatgtatcatcatattttgcttgttaactggatatgccccatgagccCTTAGTctcatatgttcatgtatctacgccggtgggcaatctattattgtggatcgtgtatatcggtcatatgtagtgactattgggggattggagactagagttgatctcttattgctcggtatggttgattttaacgtgattttgggtatggattggttgtctccatgtcatgccatTCTGGATTCTCAtactaagaccgtgacattggcgctCTCGGGGTTGCTAAGGATCGAGTGGAAAGGTTTTCTAGACTATGtacctagtagagtgatttcatatttgaaggcctaatggatggttgggaaggggtgctTATCTTATTTAACcgttgtgagggatgttggtgatGATACtcttactattgattctgttccggtggtgcgagacttttcggatgtgtttccggTAGACCTGCCGAACATgctgcccgacagggatattgactttggtattgacttgatgctgggcactcatcccatttttaTTCCTCTTTACCGTATGGTgccagctgaattgaaagaattgaaggagcggCTTCAGGAATTCctcgataaggggtttattaggcctagtgtatcaccttggggtacaccggttctgtttgtgaagaataaggatggtaccATAcgaatgtgcatcgactataggcagctgaacaaagttacaatcaagaacaagtatcctttgtcgcatattgatgatctatttgaccagcttcagggagcgagagtgctttttaagattgatttgaggtatggtatcactagttgaagattcgggactcggatattctaaagaagCATTCatgacccgttatggtcattatgagctccttgtgatgtcttttgggctgaccaatgcccctacagcattcatgcatcatatgaacagtgtatttcagccttatcttgactcatttgtcatagtattcattgatgatatcctggtgtactctcgtagccaggaggagcatgcccagtatttgaggattgtgttgcagcgattgagggaggagaagttttatgccaagttctccaagtgtgagttttggcttagttcagtggcattcttggggcaggtggtttccagtgaggggattaaggtggatccgaagaagatagaagcggttcagagttagcccagaccgtcctcagctacggagattcggagctttctcggcttggccagttattatcgtcgcttcgtggacggtttctcgtctattacatcgcctttgaccaaattgacccaaaatggtgctactttcaggtggtcggatgagtgtgaagagagcttttagaagctcaagactgccttgaccatatCTCCAATTCTAGTTCTACCTTCAACttttggttcttacacagtgtattgtgatgcttcttggattggtattgggtgtgtcttaatgcagggGGTAGAGTAATTGATTATGCTTTGcgttagttgaagccccatgagaagagctaccatgttcatgatttggagttggctgccaccattcatgcattgaagatttggaggcattatctatacgtgtgtcttgtgaggtatttacaga is drawn from Nicotiana tomentosiformis chromosome 12, ASM39032v3, whole genome shotgun sequence and contains these coding sequences:
- the LOC138903105 gene encoding uncharacterized protein; the protein is MRFIELAHHTVWLVLIDRERIKRFIDDLTYQLQLLMTRESVSGATFDKVVDIAQQIEMVHSHEREEREAKRPQGSGGPSGVPSGGQSYYNKGHPYRPAQMARPAHGGTSSSHGSYTARTGQSSLNALPAQSSSRAPSV